Proteins found in one Amycolatopsis umgeniensis genomic segment:
- a CDS encoding DUF6204 family protein: MPTYRVLVNGKFDHPDAETRARLLAGLAHHQAIGFTEDGLLTYSAHLGAFTFRITLRGEEERDVLDEAELKVMELLDAKGYPYRDVAGKATCMDDIKIRRR, encoded by the coding sequence ATGCCGACCTACCGCGTCCTCGTCAACGGCAAGTTCGACCACCCCGACGCCGAAACCCGCGCCCGGCTCCTGGCCGGGTTGGCTCACCACCAGGCGATCGGGTTCACCGAGGACGGCCTGCTCACCTACAGCGCGCACCTCGGCGCGTTCACCTTCCGCATCACGCTGCGAGGGGAAGAGGAGCGCGACGTGCTCGACGAGGCCGAGTTGAAGGTGATGGAACTCCTGGACGCCAAGGGGTACCCGTACCGCGACGTCGCGGGCAAGGCGACGTGCATGGACGACATCAAGATCCGGCGCCGCTAG
- a CDS encoding thiamine pyrophosphate-dependent enzyme, with protein MTAIDLGIPTLGGLDLVPAETEPQKAKDYKSDQEVRWCPGCGDYVVLNAVQSFLPTLGLKRENIVFISGIGCSSRFPYYLNTYGMHSIHGRAPSIATGLATARPDLSVWVVTGDGDALSIGGNHLIHALRRNVNIKILLFNNRIYGLTKGQYSPTSGPGMVTKSTPMGSVDTPFNPLSLAIGAEASFVGRALDSDRKGLTEVLEAAAKHRGSALVEIYQNCPIFNDGAFDVLKDKDEAAARLIPLKTGEPIRFGPQAEFGVTRGGWGGLEVGKVANIGEENLVVHDPAIEDTAYAFALSRIGDQNLNHVPTGILRQVERPTYDDQARAQVETARAARKPDLQGLLRGKDTWTVVS; from the coding sequence GTGACCGCGATTGACCTGGGGATTCCCACACTCGGCGGCTTGGACCTCGTTCCGGCCGAAACCGAACCGCAGAAGGCGAAGGACTACAAGTCGGACCAAGAGGTCCGCTGGTGTCCCGGCTGCGGGGACTACGTCGTGCTCAACGCCGTGCAGTCGTTTCTGCCGACGCTCGGCCTCAAGCGCGAGAACATCGTGTTCATCTCGGGTATCGGGTGCTCGTCCCGGTTCCCCTACTACCTGAACACCTACGGCATGCACTCGATCCACGGCCGCGCGCCGTCGATCGCGACGGGGCTCGCCACGGCGCGGCCGGATCTGTCGGTGTGGGTGGTCACCGGTGACGGCGACGCGCTGTCCATCGGCGGCAACCACCTGATCCACGCGTTGCGGCGCAACGTGAACATCAAGATCCTGCTGTTCAACAACCGGATCTACGGCCTCACCAAGGGCCAGTACTCGCCGACGTCCGGGCCGGGCATGGTCACCAAGTCCACCCCGATGGGCTCGGTCGACACCCCGTTCAACCCGCTTTCGCTGGCGATCGGCGCCGAGGCGTCGTTCGTGGGCCGCGCGCTCGACTCGGACCGCAAGGGCCTGACCGAGGTGCTGGAGGCCGCCGCGAAACACCGCGGGTCGGCGCTGGTGGAGATCTACCAGAATTGCCCGATCTTCAACGACGGCGCTTTCGACGTCCTCAAGGACAAGGACGAGGCCGCCGCCCGGCTCATCCCGCTGAAGACCGGCGAGCCGATCCGCTTCGGGCCGCAGGCCGAGTTCGGCGTCACGCGCGGCGGCTGGGGCGGGCTCGAGGTCGGGAAGGTCGCGAACATCGGCGAGGAAAACCTCGTCGTGCACGACCCGGCGATCGAGGACACCGCGTATGCGTTCGCGCTTTCGCGGATCGGCGACCAGAACCTGAACCACGTGCCGACCGGCATCCTGCGTCAGGTCGAGCGGCCGACATACGACGACCAGGCGCGTGCCCAGGTCGAGACGGCCCGCGCGGCGCGCAAACCGGATCTGCAGGGACTGCTGCGCGGCAAGGACACCTGGACCGTCGTCAGCTAG
- a CDS encoding neutral zinc metallopeptidase: MERPDDSGERPAWTPPADDHREQRSTVWLTVILFAVFMAVMLVVAVLVVGGMKESKAGAVQPRQPTVSPSSAPSVSRPPVPTRKYETAGNPLVAPGVTIPKVTCELPKLGGTKERLEAFYRALIPCLEQAWHPALTQAGEPRIPVAVNADDVGNTACGPPPPASEAMGFYCSDGATIFVPSPRQLADGGPDLLTQLFLLAHEYGHHVQEQSGILSKHDSLYREADGDRPKILDLSRRLELQADCFSAMFLANAAGRGSIGAGLVSQLRQSTFESSDTHGSSKSAALWQKRGLKATDTSACNTFAAPASEVS; the protein is encoded by the coding sequence ATGGAAAGACCGGACGATTCCGGCGAAAGACCGGCATGGACGCCTCCCGCCGATGACCACCGGGAGCAGCGTTCGACGGTGTGGCTCACCGTCATCCTCTTCGCCGTGTTCATGGCGGTGATGCTGGTCGTGGCCGTACTGGTCGTGGGCGGTATGAAGGAGTCGAAGGCGGGCGCCGTCCAGCCCCGGCAGCCGACAGTCTCACCGTCCTCCGCGCCTTCGGTCTCGCGGCCACCGGTGCCGACTCGCAAGTACGAGACGGCGGGCAACCCGCTCGTCGCCCCTGGTGTGACCATCCCGAAAGTGACTTGTGAGCTGCCGAAACTCGGCGGCACGAAGGAGCGGCTGGAAGCGTTCTACCGGGCGCTGATCCCCTGCCTGGAGCAGGCGTGGCATCCGGCCCTGACCCAGGCGGGCGAACCGCGGATCCCGGTCGCGGTCAACGCCGACGACGTCGGGAACACCGCGTGCGGCCCTCCGCCGCCCGCCTCGGAGGCCATGGGCTTCTACTGCTCGGATGGCGCGACGATCTTCGTCCCGTCGCCGAGGCAGCTCGCGGACGGCGGCCCCGACCTCTTGACCCAGCTGTTCCTGCTCGCCCACGAGTACGGGCACCACGTCCAGGAACAGTCCGGCATCCTCTCGAAGCACGACTCGCTCTACCGCGAGGCGGACGGCGACCGGCCGAAGATCCTCGACCTGAGCAGGCGGCTCGAGCTCCAAGCCGACTGTTTCAGCGCGATGTTCCTCGCCAACGCCGCCGGCCGCGGCTCGATCGGCGCCGGGCTGGTCTCCCAGCTCAGGCAGAGCACGTTCGAAAGCAGCGACACCCATGGCTCGTCGAAGAGCGCCGCGTTGTGGCAGAAACGCGGCTTGAAGGCCACGGACACTTCGGCTTGCAACACCTTCGCCGCGCCGGCGAGCGAGGTTTCCTGA
- a CDS encoding 2-oxoacid:acceptor oxidoreductase subunit alpha: protein MSTSANGNSSLSAVRPTEVAKLDRVVIRFAGDSGDGMQLTGDRFTSEAAAFGNDLSTMPNFPAEIRAPQGTIPGVSSFQVHFADYDILTPGDRPDVLVAMNPAALKANLADVPSGGTIILNTDEFTKRNLVKVGFENDPLDDDTLSAYQVHRVAMSTLTRGALEETGLSKKDAERAKNMFALGLLSWMYHRPTEGTERFLREKFAKKSDIAEANILAFRAGWNYGETTESFATTYEVAPAKLNQGTYRQITGNTALAYGLVAAGQQSGLQILLGTYPITPASDILHELSKHKNYGILTFQAEDEIAGIGAALGASYGGALGVTSTSGPGVALKSEAIGLAVMTELPLVVVDVQRGGPSTGLPTKTEQADLLQAMFGRNGESPVPIVAPLSPADCFDAALEATRIALKYRTPVFLLSDGAIANGSEPWLIPDVETLPDLRVEFATEPNAEDGSGEFWPYVRDPETLARAWAVPGAAGLQHRIGGLEKADKTGHISYDPDNHEKMVRLRQAKIDGIDVPDLVVDDPSGGKARVLALGWGSSYGPIGAACRRVRKEGMPVAQAHLRHLNPFPGNLGDVLRSYDTVVVPEMNLGQLSMLLRAKYLVDVKSYTKVAGLPFKAEELQGVFTEIITSTEAAK, encoded by the coding sequence ATGAGCACGAGTGCGAACGGCAACAGCTCCTTGTCGGCCGTGAGGCCCACCGAGGTCGCCAAGCTGGACCGGGTGGTCATCCGGTTCGCCGGCGACTCCGGTGACGGCATGCAGCTGACGGGCGACAGGTTCACCTCGGAGGCGGCCGCCTTCGGCAACGACTTGTCCACCATGCCGAACTTTCCCGCGGAAATCCGCGCGCCACAGGGCACCATCCCGGGCGTCTCGAGCTTCCAGGTGCACTTCGCCGACTACGACATCCTGACGCCGGGCGACCGGCCGGACGTCCTGGTCGCGATGAACCCCGCCGCGTTGAAGGCGAACCTCGCCGACGTCCCGTCAGGTGGGACGATCATCCTCAACACCGACGAGTTCACGAAGCGGAACCTGGTCAAGGTCGGCTTCGAGAACGACCCCCTCGACGACGACACCCTTTCGGCCTATCAAGTCCACCGGGTGGCCATGTCGACGTTGACCAGAGGCGCGCTCGAAGAGACCGGACTGTCCAAAAAGGACGCCGAACGCGCGAAGAACATGTTCGCGCTCGGGCTGCTCTCCTGGATGTACCACCGGCCGACGGAGGGCACGGAACGCTTCCTGCGCGAGAAGTTCGCCAAGAAGTCCGACATCGCCGAGGCCAACATCCTGGCGTTCCGCGCCGGCTGGAACTACGGCGAGACGACGGAGTCGTTCGCGACGACGTACGAGGTCGCGCCCGCGAAGCTCAACCAGGGCACGTACCGCCAGATCACCGGGAACACCGCGCTGGCGTACGGGCTGGTCGCCGCCGGGCAGCAGTCCGGCCTGCAGATCCTGCTGGGCACGTACCCGATCACCCCGGCTTCGGACATCCTCCACGAGCTGTCCAAGCACAAGAACTACGGCATCCTCACCTTCCAGGCCGAGGACGAGATCGCCGGCATCGGCGCGGCACTCGGCGCCTCCTACGGCGGTGCGCTGGGCGTCACCTCGACGTCCGGACCCGGTGTCGCGCTGAAGTCCGAGGCCATCGGCCTCGCGGTGATGACCGAGCTGCCGCTGGTCGTCGTCGACGTGCAGCGTGGTGGCCCGTCCACCGGGCTGCCGACCAAGACCGAGCAGGCCGATCTGCTGCAGGCGATGTTCGGCCGCAACGGCGAGTCGCCGGTCCCGATCGTCGCGCCGCTGTCCCCCGCGGACTGCTTCGACGCGGCACTGGAGGCGACCCGGATCGCGCTGAAGTACCGCACCCCGGTGTTCCTGCTGTCGGACGGCGCGATCGCGAACGGCTCCGAGCCGTGGCTGATCCCGGACGTCGAGACGCTGCCGGATCTGCGGGTGGAATTCGCCACCGAGCCGAATGCCGAGGACGGTTCCGGGGAATTCTGGCCGTATGTCCGCGACCCCGAGACCCTCGCCCGAGCGTGGGCGGTGCCGGGCGCCGCCGGTCTGCAGCACCGGATCGGCGGACTGGAGAAGGCCGACAAGACCGGTCACATCTCCTACGACCCGGACAACCACGAGAAGATGGTCCGCCTGCGCCAGGCCAAGATCGACGGCATCGACGTCCCGGACCTCGTCGTCGACGATCCGAGCGGCGGCAAGGCACGGGTGCTGGCGCTCGGCTGGGGCTCTTCCTACGGGCCGATCGGCGCCGCGTGCCGCCGCGTCCGCAAGGAAGGCATGCCGGTCGCGCAGGCGCATCTACGGCATCTCAACCCGTTCCCTGGCAACCTCGGTGACGTACTCCGTTCGTACGACACCGTGGTCGTCCCCGAAATGAACCTCGGCCAGCTTTCGATGCTCTTGAGGGCGAAGTACCTCGTGGACGTGAAGTCGTACACGAAGGTCGCGGGGCTGCCCTTCAAGGCCGAAGAGCTGCAAGGCGTGTTCACGGAGATCATCACCAGTACGGAGGCGGCGAAGTGA
- a CDS encoding polyprenyl synthetase family protein encodes MSSPAPGGAIEDLRASVGLQIADEQLLRTLATGLADVETLLRDVVRSDVKAVEDAASHLVEAGGKRFRPLFTLLASQFGPKQGDQVVIAAAAVELVHLATLYHDDVMDEATMRRGAESVNARWDNTIAILTGDFLFAHASRLVADLGTDAARIIAETFGELVTGQMRETVGPAEGDDAVEHYLTVIAQKTGSLIATSGRFGGMMSGAPDEYIDALRRFGDIIGTAFQISDDVIDIASASDELGKAQGTDLREGVRTLPMLYALADPATDPRLVELLSGPISDDELVAEALDLLRASSGLERARETLSDYARRARAELASLPASPARDACESVADYLVARTH; translated from the coding sequence GTGTCTTCACCTGCCCCAGGTGGTGCCATCGAGGACCTGCGCGCGTCCGTGGGGCTCCAGATCGCCGATGAACAGCTCCTGCGCACGCTCGCGACAGGCCTCGCCGACGTCGAGACGCTGCTTCGCGACGTCGTCCGCAGTGACGTGAAGGCCGTCGAGGACGCCGCTTCGCACCTGGTCGAGGCGGGGGGCAAACGTTTCCGTCCGCTGTTCACGCTGCTGGCCTCGCAGTTCGGGCCGAAGCAGGGTGACCAGGTGGTCATCGCCGCCGCGGCGGTCGAGCTGGTGCACCTCGCGACGCTGTACCACGACGACGTGATGGACGAGGCGACGATGCGCCGCGGCGCGGAGAGCGTCAACGCCCGCTGGGACAACACCATCGCGATCCTGACCGGCGACTTCCTGTTCGCGCACGCCTCGCGGCTGGTCGCGGACCTCGGCACCGACGCGGCCCGGATCATCGCCGAGACCTTCGGCGAGCTGGTCACCGGCCAGATGCGCGAGACGGTCGGCCCGGCCGAAGGCGACGACGCGGTCGAGCACTACCTCACGGTCATCGCGCAGAAGACCGGTTCGCTGATCGCCACTTCCGGCCGTTTCGGCGGCATGATGTCCGGCGCTCCCGACGAGTACATCGACGCGCTTCGCCGCTTCGGCGACATCATCGGCACGGCGTTCCAGATCTCCGACGACGTCATCGACATCGCGTCGGCCTCGGACGAGCTCGGCAAGGCGCAGGGCACGGACCTGCGCGAAGGCGTCCGCACGCTGCCGATGCTGTACGCGCTGGCCGACCCGGCCACCGACCCGCGTCTGGTCGAGCTGCTGTCGGGCCCGATCTCCGACGACGAACTCGTCGCCGAGGCCCTGGACCTGCTGCGGGCCTCGTCCGGACTCGAACGCGCACGCGAAACTCTTTCCGACTACGCTCGTCGGGCGCGTGCCGAGCTCGCGTCGCTGCCCGCGTCGCCAGCCCGGGACGCCTGCGAATCGGTCGCCGACTACCTGGTCGCGCGAACGCATTAA